The following proteins are encoded in a genomic region of Anaerolineae bacterium:
- a CDS encoding Cell division protein FtsZ, whose amino-acid sequence MNEHNPFLPVTPSNAPDYQAWEIYKPVIKVMGLGGGGGNAIARMIEFGVHGVDFIAANTDFQALSQNPAPYKIQLGPNTTRGLGAGGKPEIGRAAAKESAREIAEVLQGADMVFLTAGMGGGTGTGAIPVVAEIARYLGIVTIAVVTTPFSFELGRRQSNASEGLAALNQHTHTLITIPNDRLLYVVPKGQPITVAFHMADDVLRQAIQGITELVTQTGLINVDFAHVRRMLLMGGGALMSMGQGSGENKAIDAIDQALNHPLLEAVPLEHASGLIINFSGGQDLTLFEVDEAVKYLQKQCNPDVDIVMGVMNSDRSANRVQVILVITGIGATTLEEALAMPQKPKRIEDGTTRSQPPTSVEQSPSLTRVTPAAPLPALDPTNLDVPAFLRRRARLSG is encoded by the coding sequence ATGAACGAACACAATCCCTTTCTCCCTGTAACTCCTTCTAACGCCCCCGATTACCAGGCGTGGGAAATCTACAAACCGGTCATCAAAGTCATGGGATTGGGGGGTGGTGGAGGCAATGCAATTGCCCGCATGATCGAATTTGGCGTCCATGGGGTTGATTTCATTGCCGCAAACACTGACTTCCAGGCGCTCAGTCAAAATCCAGCGCCCTATAAAATCCAATTAGGTCCGAACACGACCCGAGGGCTCGGTGCGGGCGGTAAACCCGAAATCGGGCGGGCAGCGGCGAAAGAAAGCGCTCGAGAGATTGCTGAGGTATTGCAAGGGGCAGATATGGTATTCCTGACCGCCGGGATGGGAGGAGGAACCGGCACCGGAGCAATCCCCGTTGTGGCTGAAATTGCCCGTTATCTTGGGATCGTCACCATTGCCGTCGTGACAACACCTTTTTCGTTTGAATTAGGTCGCCGTCAATCCAACGCTTCCGAAGGTCTTGCGGCGTTAAATCAACATACGCACACCCTCATCACCATCCCAAACGATCGCCTGCTCTACGTTGTTCCCAAGGGGCAACCTATCACGGTTGCCTTTCATATGGCAGATGATGTGTTACGTCAGGCGATTCAAGGGATTACTGAACTGGTAACTCAAACCGGTTTAATCAACGTTGATTTTGCGCATGTCAGGCGAATGTTGTTGATGGGCGGAGGCGCTTTAATGTCGATGGGACAGGGAAGCGGAGAGAATAAAGCGATTGATGCAATCGACCAGGCTCTGAATCATCCCTTGCTCGAAGCAGTGCCGTTAGAGCATGCCAGCGGGCTGATCATTAATTTCAGTGGCGGGCAAGACCTCACCCTTTTTGAAGTGGATGAAGCGGTCAAGTATCTTCAAAAGCAGTGCAACCCAGATGTTGATATTGTGATGGGCGTAATGAACTCTGATCGAAGCGCAAATCGCGTCCAGGTTATCCTGGTTATTACCGGAATTGGCGCTACAACGTTAGAAGAAGCCCTGGCGATGCCTCAAAAACCAAAACGTATCGAAGATGGTACAACCCGGTCACAACCTCCAACGTCTGTCGAGCAATCACCTTCGCTAACCAGGGTGACTCCCGCTGCGCCCCTGCCGGCTTTAGACCCTACCAATTTAGACGTGCCTGCATTTCTACGTCGGCGTGCACGACTTTCAGGTTAA
- a CDS encoding Two component, sigma54 specific, transcriptional regulator, Fis family, with protein MAYTVIMVEDEEDFINPLLPYIQSRGYEVKVAQTLHKAREYLKQGIGDIILLDIVLPDGNGLELLHETSSLPIRPSVIVATGNGDIETAVEAMKLGATDFLQKPVVFSQLEKTLQRAAENVALRRELFLYRQAQLQNIDFIVGNSPVMRRLYEQAQRAALASVSVLITGETGTGKSLLAKAIHKMGPRANKPFIPVDCGALPATVFESELFGHEAGAFTSAEKRKLGLLETADGGVVFLDEISSMAVETQAKLLRALDDQSFRRLGSTVEIKVDVQILAASNRDLKKMIAEGTFRSDLYYRLKVVDLEVPPLREHKEDIPELVGFFIRKNNPHRGKNIQDVTSRAMEALMAYDWPGNIRELAHAIERAMIFCDEEAIDLTHLPFDIQEGGRARLA; from the coding sequence ATGGCTTACACCGTGATCATGGTTGAAGACGAGGAAGACTTTATCAATCCATTACTGCCTTATATTCAATCGCGCGGTTATGAAGTGAAGGTTGCTCAAACCCTTCATAAAGCGCGCGAATATCTCAAACAGGGGATTGGGGACATTATCCTGCTGGATATTGTCCTGCCTGATGGAAACGGCTTAGAGTTGCTCCATGAAACTTCCAGTCTTCCCATCCGCCCTTCGGTGATCGTTGCGACCGGCAATGGAGATATCGAAACCGCTGTTGAAGCAATGAAATTAGGTGCTACGGACTTTTTGCAAAAACCGGTCGTTTTCAGTCAACTGGAAAAAACACTCCAACGCGCCGCTGAAAACGTAGCCCTACGGCGAGAGCTTTTTCTCTACCGCCAGGCACAGCTTCAAAACATAGACTTTATTGTCGGCAACTCACCAGTTATGCGTAGATTATATGAACAGGCTCAACGCGCTGCTCTGGCATCGGTCTCCGTGCTGATCACCGGCGAAACCGGTACCGGCAAATCCCTCTTAGCAAAAGCCATCCACAAGATGGGGCCGAGAGCAAATAAACCCTTTATTCCGGTAGATTGTGGCGCTTTACCGGCAACAGTCTTTGAGTCGGAATTGTTTGGTCATGAAGCCGGTGCCTTTACCTCAGCCGAGAAACGTAAACTGGGATTGTTGGAAACTGCCGACGGTGGAGTCGTGTTCTTAGACGAGATCTCTTCAATGGCGGTTGAAACCCAGGCTAAGTTGCTTCGCGCTCTCGATGATCAATCTTTTCGTCGCCTTGGCAGCACCGTTGAAATTAAAGTAGATGTCCAAATCCTTGCCGCTTCGAATCGAGACTTAAAGAAAATGATTGCAGAGGGAACCTTTCGCTCAGATCTTTATTACCGTCTAAAAGTAGTTGATCTGGAAGTTCCACCCCTGCGCGAACATAAAGAGGATATCCCCGAATTGGTTGGCTTCTTCATCCGAAAAAACAATCCCCATCGCGGCAAAAATATTCAAGATGTGACTTCACGGGCAATGGAAGCGCTAATGGCATATGACTGGCCTGGCAATATTCGTGAGTTAGCGCATGCCATCGAAAGGGCCATGATTTTTTGCGACGAGGAAGCCATCGATCTGACTCATCTCCCCTTTGATATTCAAGAAGGCGGGCGTGCCAGGCTGGCTTGA
- a CDS encoding sensor histidine kinase, translated as MKISPQVRIFPSLTGGLDLADLAVVLDHIPQPAFLLNPAADQILLVNTAGTGHTGWTTEELQNRSLHAIFPDLPALLTGNDTTAFTCELISIEGRKIEGKARCQPLPRRQHWVLLIFTPTETQPFLDSRSEQWKNLRQAFEWANYLRLENPLQQLLSYSLETLIQLSASENGYLYTAHANQTTLTCFTFRESTTVFPRQLAADALMEIFAPSIWTDSHPPTTHLAQIAQEHAQRYLIALPLGESKARVGLILLSGGKEYRELISPAEWGILTDYLSTLIQLFYQIRNLERELAVQSRENSIHRRLLNAIQEGVILLNQDQCVLYLNSAAETILGYTCAEVVNQPVHNFLISERELPLALSKNPQGTLQNQMRSVRLYRRSGQSFLADLQFIPLHIDQKVNGVAIIIQDRTEQETLLKQSMRMEQRAVLGEFTTLFAHEARNPINNITANLQWMAMNLPAEDPNQATIQRIQQNCERLNDLMDTILAYNRISEMEMEILDIKSLLKKHLDRQSIHLKQANIQLVYETSENIPAIKGNRRALERVFANLIDNAMHSMKDKGGNLTIKIQPAQLKDPHGEWLEISIADSGPGIPDEYKEKLFKESFTTKSNGTGIGLMICHKIIQAHQGMIDYQSIPGGTVFIVRLPLSEIQERSLSRQE; from the coding sequence ATGAAAATATCCCCTCAGGTGCGCATATTCCCCTCTCTCACGGGCGGGTTGGACTTAGCCGACCTCGCTGTGGTGCTCGATCACATTCCCCAGCCCGCTTTTCTCCTCAACCCTGCGGCGGACCAGATTCTGCTGGTGAACACTGCTGGAACAGGACATACGGGTTGGACAACGGAGGAATTACAAAATCGTTCTCTGCACGCTATCTTTCCCGATTTACCCGCCCTGTTAACCGGCAATGACACTACTGCTTTCACCTGCGAACTCATCAGCATCGAGGGAAGAAAGATCGAAGGCAAAGCGCGCTGCCAGCCATTACCCAGGCGCCAGCATTGGGTTTTGCTTATCTTTACCCCTACGGAAACGCAACCGTTCCTCGACAGCCGATCCGAGCAATGGAAAAACCTGAGGCAAGCCTTCGAGTGGGCAAATTACCTGCGCCTGGAAAATCCCCTCCAGCAGCTATTGAGTTATTCGTTAGAAACCTTAATTCAACTATCTGCCAGCGAGAATGGGTATCTTTACACCGCACATGCCAACCAGACAACCCTGACTTGTTTTACCTTTCGGGAGAGTACGACCGTCTTCCCTCGCCAATTAGCGGCTGACGCCTTGATGGAAATCTTCGCCCCATCGATTTGGACGGATTCACATCCACCAACAACCCACTTAGCCCAGATCGCTCAGGAACATGCACAACGCTATCTGATCGCCTTACCCTTAGGGGAATCAAAGGCGCGCGTGGGTTTAATTCTGCTCAGTGGCGGTAAGGAATATCGCGAGCTGATCTCACCCGCAGAATGGGGCATACTAACCGATTATCTCTCTACCCTGATTCAACTCTTCTATCAAATCCGTAATCTTGAAAGGGAGCTAGCCGTCCAATCCCGCGAGAACAGCATTCATCGGCGTTTATTGAACGCCATCCAGGAAGGGGTTATCCTGCTAAATCAAGATCAATGTGTTTTGTACCTTAACAGCGCCGCAGAGACTATCCTTGGCTACACCTGCGCGGAAGTCGTAAATCAGCCTGTTCACAACTTCCTCATCAGCGAACGAGAACTTCCTTTAGCTTTATCTAAAAACCCTCAGGGAACACTACAGAACCAAATGCGTTCTGTGCGGTTATATCGCCGCTCTGGACAATCTTTCCTTGCCGACTTACAGTTCATTCCGCTACATATCGATCAAAAAGTCAACGGTGTTGCCATCATCATTCAAGATCGTACCGAACAGGAAACTTTATTGAAACAATCCATGCGCATGGAACAGCGGGCAGTCCTGGGTGAATTCACCACCCTCTTTGCCCATGAAGCGCGCAATCCCATTAATAACATCACCGCTAATCTGCAATGGATGGCGATGAATTTACCCGCCGAGGATCCAAATCAGGCTACGATCCAGCGCATTCAACAAAACTGCGAGCGATTGAATGATCTGATGGATACTATTCTGGCTTACAATCGCATCAGCGAGATGGAGATGGAAATTCTCGACATTAAATCTTTGTTGAAAAAACACCTGGATCGACAATCTATTCACCTGAAGCAGGCAAATATCCAATTAGTCTACGAGACAAGTGAAAACATTCCGGCGATCAAAGGTAATCGGCGTGCTCTGGAAAGGGTTTTCGCCAACCTGATTGACAACGCCATGCATTCTATGAAGGATAAGGGTGGCAATCTTACGATTAAAATCCAACCTGCGCAACTCAAAGATCCGCATGGTGAATGGCTTGAGATCAGCATTGCTGATAGTGGACCGGGCATCCCCGATGAATATAAGGAGAAACTTTTCAAGGAAAGTTTCACTACCAAATCCAATGGTACCGGTATCGGATTAATGATCTGTCATAAGATCATCCAGGCACACCAAGGCATGATCGACTATCAGAGCATCCCTGGAGGAACTGTTTTTATCGTCCGTTTACCGTTATCCGAAATCCAGGAACGATCTCTTAGCCGTCAGGAGTAA